The Listeria monocytogenes genome window below encodes:
- a CDS encoding FMN-dependent NADH-azoreductase has protein sequence MTNVLFIKANGLPAERSVSVALYEIFLTEYKKSHPDDNVTELDLFEADLPYYDVTMMSGLHKEAAGEALSPEEKRLADIANSYLDQFLAADKIVMAFPLWNFSIPAQFLTYLFYLNQAGKTFKYTANGPVGLVADKKIALLNARGGIYSDGPMQGFEMSLSYVKNVLAHFGISEPEMVIVEGHNAKPDQAKDIISAGAKEAVELAKIF, from the coding sequence ATGACAAATGTACTTTTCATCAAAGCAAATGGTTTACCTGCCGAACGCTCAGTCAGCGTGGCACTATATGAAATTTTTCTAACGGAGTACAAGAAGTCCCATCCGGATGATAATGTAACAGAACTAGATTTATTTGAAGCGGATCTACCTTATTATGATGTAACAATGATGAGTGGATTACATAAAGAAGCAGCTGGAGAAGCATTAAGTCCAGAAGAGAAACGCTTAGCTGACATTGCTAATAGCTACTTAGATCAATTTTTGGCAGCAGACAAAATCGTCATGGCGTTCCCACTTTGGAACTTTAGTATTCCGGCACAATTTTTAACTTACTTATTCTATTTAAATCAAGCTGGCAAAACATTCAAATACACTGCAAACGGCCCTGTTGGTTTAGTAGCGGACAAAAAAATCGCCTTACTTAATGCTCGTGGCGGTATTTACTCTGATGGCCCTATGCAAGGTTTCGAAATGTCCTTGAGCTACGTCAAAAATGTACTAGCTCACTTCGGTATTTCTGAACCAGAAATGGTTATTGTCGAAGGCCACAATGCAAAACCTGATCAAGCCAAAGATATTATTTCTGCCGGTGCAAAAGAAGCCGTAGAATTAGCTAAAATCTTTTAA
- a CDS encoding DUF5067 domain-containing protein: MKKLKSVLLLMGIITFALALTACGGTEDKASKEKPETAKAETKKKADSNELGDYKVEILSSEVVKDLSGKDAIAIKTKFTNNSKDNISFMVAIDQQAFQNSTQLDTAIAADGGLGGADKDVQPGGTLEVTSTYTLQDTQNKVDVEAKELISFSKNSVKKSFELK, from the coding sequence ATGAAAAAATTGAAAAGCGTTTTACTATTAATGGGGATTATTACTTTTGCCCTAGCACTAACTGCATGTGGTGGGACTGAGGATAAAGCAAGTAAAGAAAAACCAGAAACAGCTAAAGCCGAGACGAAAAAGAAAGCAGATTCCAATGAACTTGGGGATTACAAAGTAGAAATTCTGAGCTCAGAAGTAGTGAAGGATTTATCAGGTAAAGATGCTATTGCAATCAAAACAAAATTCACGAATAACAGTAAAGATAATATTTCTTTCATGGTAGCTATTGATCAACAAGCATTCCAAAACAGCACTCAATTGGATACAGCCATTGCAGCAGATGGTGGCTTGGGTGGTGCTGATAAAGATGTACAACCTGGAGGAACTTTAGAAGTAACAAGTACTTATACATTACAAGATACACAAAATAAAGTAGATGTAGAAGCAAAAGAATTAATTAGCTTCAGCAAAAACTCTGTTAAAAAATCATTTGAACTAAAATAA
- a CDS encoding DUF3116 family protein codes for MNEPNKAVIYQILSKTEEQNATMDHLVFEMMQFPGAAAFTKNELLFGVYWLETHHYIFRMNENQKTRYYRTEKGHEKLAELELLKKNS; via the coding sequence ATGAATGAACCAAATAAAGCGGTGATCTATCAAATTTTATCTAAAACAGAAGAACAAAATGCGACGATGGATCATTTGGTTTTTGAAATGATGCAATTCCCTGGTGCCGCAGCTTTCACTAAAAATGAATTGTTGTTTGGGGTTTATTGGCTAGAAACGCATCATTATATTTTTCGAATGAATGAAAATCAAAAAACAAGATACTATCGAACAGAAAAAGGACATGAAAAATTAGCTGAACTAGAGCTTTTAAAAAAGAATAGTTAA
- a CDS encoding sulfite exporter TauE/SafE family protein translates to MDMITYFLIALSTSVVGSFLGIGGGVILLPILLLMGVSQGTAAFSSALTVFTMAIFTCSIYYKRKQGNVGLALKIAVTSIPTTFLGAMVNQMLPEAVYRFLYGALIVVLLGIMVWKKKRHNEKPHFLSEYRIIPYVFGVIIGFLAGLFGIGGGPIVIPILLLIFMLNQKTASATSSYVTLLTSLASIGSYAIIGGSDFSIGIYMIPGAIIGALIGTKLNKLLDEKWIAILFNILLIALFALNLIKM, encoded by the coding sequence ATGGATATGATTACGTACTTTCTAATTGCACTAAGTACAAGTGTTGTAGGAAGTTTTTTAGGAATAGGTGGCGGAGTTATTCTTTTGCCAATTTTACTCTTAATGGGCGTTTCTCAAGGAACTGCAGCATTTAGCTCGGCGCTTACTGTGTTCACGATGGCGATTTTTACGTGTAGTATTTATTACAAGAGAAAGCAAGGGAATGTAGGCTTAGCACTGAAAATTGCTGTAACTAGTATCCCGACGACTTTTCTTGGTGCGATGGTGAACCAAATGTTGCCAGAAGCAGTTTATCGCTTTTTGTACGGAGCGTTAATTGTTGTTTTACTAGGGATAATGGTTTGGAAAAAGAAACGACATAATGAAAAACCACATTTTTTAAGTGAATATCGCATAATTCCATATGTATTCGGTGTGATTATTGGGTTTTTAGCTGGTTTATTTGGTATTGGTGGTGGGCCAATCGTCATACCAATTTTGCTATTAATTTTTATGTTGAACCAAAAAACAGCATCAGCAACATCCAGTTATGTGACATTACTGACATCCCTTGCAAGTATAGGTTCCTATGCAATTATCGGTGGGAGTGACTTTTCGATTGGGATTTACATGATACCAGGAGCAATCATCGGAGCACTCATTGGTACAAAATTAAATAAACTCTTAGACGAAAAATGGATCGCGATTCTATTTAACATTTTACTTATCGCCCTTTTTGCTTTAAATTTAATTAAAATGTAA
- a CDS encoding DUF6044 family protein, translating into MWKKHKWLIIAVLLLVIYVAPLFILGGNSHVRIHDNLDSNVTWYKMVLNSGDYTAKVGTANIDQIMDDSVPRDSFDSEFVGIDWLYMIFSTPIAFAMSQLITRIFAFLGLFLWARDYLIKDKKYLVPLYFVSLAFALTPFWPSGMLSTLGMPLALWAFLNIRNNKRRIWNVIILTLLPFYSSLILGFCFFLVMVGCIWLYDVMKKKQVNIRFLLSIIYMGLIYVLVNYRFIYGMFLHPEPDSRSEFSLPNLSFLSSVRLSFKNFIYGHTHDQALAGFVILPVLLLVLVLIIVKREWVKEKLFLWLFGFNLFLSFWYGFWWYQGWNGIKEHVEIMRTFNFSRFHFLQPFLFYGLFALAIVYLIKKGNWWRKLAYVAIALQLVVVFANNSEIYYRTGNGSPSINQFYATEQMEEIKDYIGKPQSSYRVGSIGLHPSVSQESGFYTVDGYVNSYPLAYKRAFRKIIAGELDKSPVLEDYYDNWGNRCYLFSAELGKNYDFGKDSKKHIKQLDFNTEAFKKIGGEYILSAVPIDNASEVGLQFEKAFDNKESYWKIYLYKVTN; encoded by the coding sequence ATGTGGAAAAAGCATAAGTGGCTAATTATTGCAGTATTATTATTGGTAATTTATGTCGCTCCATTATTTATTCTTGGCGGGAATAGTCATGTAAGGATTCATGATAACTTGGATTCTAATGTGACTTGGTACAAAATGGTTTTGAATAGCGGGGATTACACCGCTAAGGTCGGGACAGCAAATATAGATCAAATAATGGATGACAGTGTCCCCAGAGATTCATTTGATTCAGAGTTTGTTGGGATTGATTGGCTTTACATGATTTTCAGCACACCAATTGCCTTTGCGATGAGTCAGTTAATTACACGTATTTTTGCATTTTTAGGATTATTTTTATGGGCAAGAGATTACCTTATTAAAGATAAAAAATATCTCGTGCCACTTTATTTTGTTTCCTTAGCTTTTGCGCTGACACCCTTTTGGCCATCAGGCATGCTGAGTACGCTTGGAATGCCACTTGCTTTATGGGCATTTTTAAACATTAGAAATAATAAGCGGCGAATTTGGAATGTGATTATACTGACGCTACTTCCATTTTATTCCAGTTTAATATTAGGATTTTGTTTCTTTTTAGTAATGGTTGGCTGTATTTGGTTGTATGATGTTATGAAGAAAAAACAAGTAAATATTCGATTTTTGCTTAGCATAATATACATGGGTTTGATTTACGTCCTAGTGAATTATCGTTTTATTTATGGCATGTTCCTTCATCCTGAGCCGGATTCAAGGAGTGAATTTAGTTTACCCAATTTGTCATTTTTAAGTTCGGTTCGGCTAAGTTTTAAAAATTTCATCTATGGGCACACACATGACCAAGCGCTTGCAGGATTTGTTATTTTGCCAGTATTACTTCTTGTTCTCGTATTAATCATTGTCAAACGCGAATGGGTCAAAGAAAAACTCTTTTTATGGTTGTTTGGTTTTAATTTATTTTTATCTTTTTGGTACGGATTTTGGTGGTATCAGGGGTGGAATGGGATTAAAGAACATGTGGAAATCATGCGGACGTTTAATTTTTCACGTTTTCATTTTTTACAGCCGTTTTTATTTTATGGATTGTTCGCACTTGCGATTGTTTATTTAATTAAAAAGGGAAATTGGTGGCGAAAGTTAGCATATGTAGCGATTGCGCTTCAACTTGTTGTCGTTTTCGCTAATAATTCTGAGATTTACTACCGCACTGGAAATGGCTCGCCAAGCATTAATCAATTTTACGCCACGGAGCAAATGGAAGAAATTAAAGATTATATTGGTAAACCCCAGTCAAGTTACCGTGTCGGAAGTATCGGCCTGCACCCGTCTGTTTCCCAAGAAAGCGGCTTTTATACTGTCGATGGCTATGTGAACTCCTATCCACTTGCTTATAAAAGGGCTTTCCGAAAAATTATTGCTGGAGAGCTAGACAAGAGCCCTGTTTTAGAAGATTATTACGATAATTGGGGCAATCGCTGTTATTTATTTTCTGCTGAATTAGGGAAAAATTATGATTTCGGTAAGGATTCGAAAAAACACATTAAACAATTAGATTTTAATACAGAGGCATTTAAAAAGATTGGCGGCGAGTATATTCTGTCAGCTGTTCCAATTGATAATGCTTCAGAAGTTGGGCTCCAATTCGAAAAAGCCTTCGATAATAAGGAATCTTACTGGAAAATTTATTTATACAAAGTAACTAATTAA
- a CDS encoding NADP-dependent oxidoreductase, translated as MKAVVIENYGGKEELKEKEVAMPKAGKNQVIVKEAATSINPIDWKLREGYLKQMMDWEFPIILGWDVAGVISEVGEGVTDWKVGDEVFARPETTRFGTYAEYTAVDDHLLAPLPEGISFDEAASIPLAGLTAWQALFDHAKLQKGEKVLIHAGAGGVGTLAIQLAKHAGAEVITTASAKNHELLKSLGADQVIDYKEVNFKDVLSDIDVVFDTMGGQIETDSYDVLKEGTGRLVSIVGISSEERAKEKNVTATGIWLQPNGEQLKELGKLLANKTVKPVVGATFPFSEKGVFDAHALSETHHAVGKIVISFNK; from the coding sequence ATGAAAGCAGTTGTAATTGAAAATTATGGTGGTAAAGAAGAATTAAAAGAAAAAGAAGTAGCAATGCCAAAAGCGGGTAAAAACCAAGTGATTGTCAAAGAAGCAGCGACATCAATTAACCCAATTGATTGGAAACTTCGTGAAGGATACTTAAAACAAATGATGGACTGGGAATTCCCAATTATTTTAGGCTGGGACGTAGCGGGTGTTATTTCTGAAGTTGGTGAAGGCGTAACAGATTGGAAAGTTGGCGATGAAGTATTCGCTCGCCCTGAGACAACACGTTTTGGTACGTATGCTGAGTATACAGCAGTTGACGATCACTTACTTGCACCACTTCCAGAAGGAATTAGTTTTGATGAAGCAGCATCGATTCCACTTGCAGGCTTAACTGCATGGCAGGCATTATTTGATCACGCGAAACTACAAAAAGGTGAAAAAGTCTTGATTCATGCTGGTGCTGGTGGTGTTGGAACACTTGCGATTCAACTTGCAAAACATGCAGGAGCAGAAGTAATTACAACAGCTAGTGCGAAAAACCATGAACTACTTAAATCACTTGGAGCAGATCAAGTCATTGATTATAAAGAAGTCAATTTTAAAGATGTTCTTTCTGATATTGATGTGGTGTTCGATACAATGGGTGGACAAATCGAAACAGATAGTTACGATGTATTAAAAGAAGGCACAGGTCGTTTAGTTAGTATAGTTGGTATTTCAAGTGAAGAACGTGCGAAAGAAAAAAATGTAACAGCCACTGGAATTTGGTTGCAACCAAATGGCGAACAGCTGAAAGAACTAGGCAAATTGCTCGCTAATAAAACAGTTAAACCAGTTGTTGGTGCAACTTTCCCATTCTCTGAAAAAGGTGTTTTCGATGCACATGCATTAAGCGAAACGCACCACGCGGTTGGGAAAATAGTGATTTCATTTAATAAATAA
- a CDS encoding DUF1398 domain-containing protein — MINEQTILQAATSEKNAGDFPKVVQGFKDLGITKYQFLVEKGVYVFWDEMGNQVESKLNGVSMPVSEEISHDKMKDAIKQAQAGKIDFEIFIKLAGLAGVRLWEADLTAMKVTYIDNTGNDLVIEPIPSI, encoded by the coding sequence ATGATTAATGAACAAACAATTTTACAAGCAGCAACAAGTGAAAAAAACGCCGGAGATTTTCCTAAAGTAGTTCAAGGTTTTAAAGATTTAGGTATAACTAAATATCAATTTTTAGTCGAAAAAGGTGTTTATGTATTTTGGGACGAAATGGGCAATCAAGTGGAATCTAAATTAAATGGTGTTTCTATGCCAGTCTCCGAAGAAATTTCGCACGACAAAATGAAAGATGCAATTAAACAAGCACAAGCGGGAAAAATAGATTTTGAAATATTTATCAAATTAGCTGGGCTAGCAGGTGTCAGACTGTGGGAAGCTGATTTAACTGCAATGAAAGTAACCTATATAGATAATACTGGGAATGATTTAGTTATTGAGCCAATCCCGAGTATTTAA
- a CDS encoding GNAT family N-acetyltransferase: MTASDLEDFLSTAITDYAKEKVEAGTWDEEEALTKSQDSFNKLLYDGVTTPNEHLYSIISGEKIGYIWFHVDETRSGKHAFIYDFVIFEAFRGKGFGTKTLEALDKLAKDMQITKIELHVFAHNQTAIGLYNKVGFQNTDITMAKYL, from the coding sequence ATGACCGCTTCTGATTTAGAAGACTTTTTATCTACAGCCATTACAGATTACGCAAAAGAAAAAGTAGAGGCAGGCACATGGGATGAAGAAGAAGCCTTAACTAAATCCCAAGACTCTTTCAACAAATTACTATACGATGGCGTTACTACACCAAATGAACATCTCTACAGCATCATCTCAGGAGAAAAAATCGGCTATATTTGGTTCCATGTGGACGAAACTCGTTCTGGTAAACATGCTTTTATTTATGATTTTGTGATTTTCGAAGCATTCCGTGGTAAAGGATTCGGAACAAAAACACTAGAAGCATTAGACAAACTGGCAAAAGACATGCAAATTACTAAAATTGAACTACATGTATTCGCGCATAATCAAACAGCTATCGGCTTATATAATAAAGTTGGTTTTCAAAACACCGATATTACGATGGCTAAATACCTATAA
- a CDS encoding serine/threonine-protein kinase encodes MGEMTLAFIEEQYKELDNLNNKENPAVLTRNTSTGELFVRKTIPSSFAPVIEQLKNLSSKYLPKIEAMIPNGNQLIVYEEYINGKNLADLMKATATFDADEVTRLMLMLSDALTELHTNAIIHRDIKPSNIMISSDGVLKLIDFDASRVFEVGKNQDTVNLGTIGYAAPEQYGYSQTDARSDIYSIGVLMLELLLGKNTLPDKEQATSLEKIAMKAAAFDPEQRYQSIQDFRTAVKNDSLGPSYVSELSDFTELANFSTESDWDNVTAEYENDFIPWYKHIPGFRTGKPWKMIVGVLGYIFLLFGLFTPPTEGVKMSPIVNFFNNFFLIVPAFVIFTNLCGIWSKLPLLKSSSPSTRKAGIVIYIIVCISIYGIYNEIFS; translated from the coding sequence ATGGGAGAAATGACACTCGCTTTTATAGAAGAACAATATAAAGAATTGGATAACCTGAATAATAAAGAGAACCCTGCTGTGCTAACAAGAAATACCTCCACAGGAGAATTATTTGTTCGTAAAACCATACCAAGTAGTTTTGCGCCTGTAATCGAACAGCTTAAAAACCTATCTAGCAAATATTTACCGAAAATAGAAGCAATGATCCCTAATGGTAATCAATTAATTGTTTATGAAGAGTACATAAATGGAAAAAATTTAGCTGACTTAATGAAAGCAACTGCTACTTTTGATGCAGATGAAGTTACGCGACTAATGCTGATGTTGTCTGATGCACTTACAGAATTACATACAAATGCGATTATACACCGAGATATTAAGCCGTCTAACATTATGATTTCTAGCGATGGTGTATTAAAATTAATTGATTTTGATGCATCACGTGTATTTGAAGTTGGCAAAAATCAAGACACCGTCAATCTGGGCACAATCGGTTATGCTGCCCCAGAACAATATGGTTACTCACAAACAGATGCCCGGTCAGATATTTATAGCATCGGTGTTCTGATGCTTGAACTGCTACTTGGAAAAAACACTTTACCTGATAAAGAACAAGCCACCTCGCTTGAAAAAATAGCCATGAAAGCAGCCGCCTTTGATCCCGAACAGCGTTATCAATCTATTCAAGATTTCAGAACAGCAGTCAAAAACGATTCACTTGGTCCAAGCTACGTCTCTGAATTGTCGGATTTCACGGAGTTAGCTAATTTTTCTACGGAATCTGATTGGGATAATGTAACAGCGGAGTACGAAAATGACTTCATTCCGTGGTATAAACATATTCCTGGCTTTAGAACAGGAAAGCCTTGGAAAATGATTGTCGGTGTATTAGGTTATATATTCTTGCTATTTGGTTTATTCACGCCGCCAACCGAGGGCGTCAAAATGTCGCCAATAGTAAACTTTTTTAATAATTTCTTCTTAATCGTTCCTGCTTTTGTCATTTTTACTAATCTTTGTGGGATTTGGTCCAAATTGCCTTTACTTAAATCCTCCTCTCCTAGTACAAGGAAAGCAGGCATTGTCATTTATATTATTGTTTGCATATCTATTTATGGTATTTATAATGAAATCTTTTCATAG
- a CDS encoding glycerophosphoryl diester phosphodiesterase membrane domain-containing protein gives MNDLKDSLKVLYQFKEDYLKVTLLLTILQAFVIGPFIYYFFFFILRVIGVPGITDANLGEIFSSPVAIILLLVLALFILLFVYYELGFFILMAIYQLRGENYTVFKIIQRLHVKAKYFLSYQAIYFLLYFFLLLPIAGLSLPSSITENLYLPHFITDELMKTTTGMWFYVITIAIIFYISARLVFALPYFIEDKSLKISGAIQKSWKYPQKRLFVMLLKWVLIIIVIGFLVSIIATLIMSPLFLIEKINPGIAMVVAGIILTILQVIGFFAASFFQGIIAQLLVKNAFLIEAQPVSVSRNQFPHKKRFIMAGIIVFLLFSSFNIYAINATLYEPNTKIIAHRGDTMNAVENTVEAIESAAKAGADYSEIDIQETKDHQFVVFHDMTLRRLAGNSKRVADMTLKELQQTKVSSGSYSSHIASFDEVIKVAKRNKIDLLVEVKLHGGESSDMVERLVALLKKEKVTDKYLVQSLNQPVIEKIEQADPTLKTGIILALNIGNLPKTSADFIVLEDFSINQRLLTQAKQNNKMVFVWTVNKEKLMQMYLRKNVDGIITNYPKKAIELRDSFSENDSLRSRIENRLGF, from the coding sequence ATGAACGATTTAAAAGATAGTTTAAAAGTTTTGTATCAGTTTAAGGAAGATTATCTCAAAGTAACATTATTATTAACCATTTTGCAGGCATTTGTTATTGGGCCATTTATTTATTATTTCTTTTTCTTTATTCTCCGGGTTATTGGCGTGCCGGGCATTACAGATGCTAATCTTGGGGAGATTTTTTCAAGTCCGGTTGCAATTATTCTGTTGTTAGTTTTAGCTTTATTCATTTTATTATTTGTCTATTACGAACTAGGTTTCTTTATATTAATGGCAATATATCAGCTACGCGGGGAAAACTACACTGTTTTTAAAATTATCCAGCGATTACATGTAAAGGCGAAATACTTCCTTAGTTATCAAGCTATTTATTTTCTGCTATATTTCTTTTTGCTTTTGCCAATAGCTGGGCTGTCCTTACCAAGTTCAATCACAGAGAATCTCTATTTACCACATTTTATTACAGACGAATTAATGAAAACGACGACGGGTATGTGGTTCTATGTTATTACAATTGCGATTATTTTTTACATTAGCGCTAGACTAGTATTTGCTTTGCCGTATTTCATTGAAGACAAGTCACTCAAAATAAGTGGAGCTATCCAAAAAAGTTGGAAATACCCGCAAAAACGCTTATTTGTGATGCTACTAAAATGGGTTTTAATTATTATCGTGATTGGCTTTTTAGTTTCTATTATCGCCACGCTTATTATGTCACCTTTATTTTTGATAGAAAAGATAAATCCAGGAATTGCAATGGTTGTAGCTGGAATTATTTTAACCATCCTTCAAGTCATTGGTTTCTTTGCCGCAAGTTTTTTTCAAGGAATCATTGCGCAATTATTAGTCAAAAATGCTTTTCTAATAGAAGCGCAACCAGTTTCTGTGTCACGTAACCAGTTTCCTCATAAAAAACGATTTATCATGGCAGGAATTATCGTCTTCCTTCTTTTTAGCAGTTTTAATATTTATGCTATTAATGCAACTTTATATGAGCCGAACACAAAAATAATTGCGCACCGTGGCGATACGATGAATGCTGTTGAAAACACGGTGGAAGCCATTGAGTCAGCTGCCAAAGCTGGTGCAGATTATAGCGAAATTGATATTCAAGAAACGAAAGATCATCAATTTGTTGTCTTCCATGATATGACATTAAGAAGACTTGCAGGAAACTCCAAGCGAGTAGCGGATATGACCTTAAAAGAGTTGCAGCAAACAAAAGTGAGTAGTGGTAGCTATTCCTCTCATATAGCGTCTTTCGATGAGGTTATCAAGGTGGCAAAAAGGAATAAGATAGACTTACTCGTTGAGGTGAAGTTGCATGGCGGGGAATCAAGCGATATGGTAGAACGACTTGTTGCGCTGTTAAAAAAAGAAAAAGTAACCGATAAATATTTAGTCCAATCGTTGAACCAGCCTGTTATCGAGAAAATAGAACAAGCCGATCCTACGCTAAAAACAGGCATTATTTTAGCACTTAATATCGGAAACTTACCAAAAACATCCGCTGATTTTATTGTTTTAGAAGATTTTTCCATCAACCAACGATTACTTACACAAGCTAAACAAAACAACAAGATGGTTTTTGTTTGGACTGTAAATAAAGAAAAATTAATGCAAATGTATTTACGAAAAAATGTAGATGGAATTATCACCAATTATCCTAAAAAGGCGATTGAACTCAGAGATTCATTTAGTGAAAATGATTCCTTGCGAAGTCGTATTGAGAATAGGTTAGGATTTTAA
- a CDS encoding SGNH/GDSL hydrolase family protein: protein MKKTIQSVGVWGDSILKGVLFNPEKNRYTLLKNNCIKRASEKLGLTFKNHSTMGRTITKGHEILTKDLAKDATNDIAIIEFGGNDCDFNWAEVSENPTAEHIPSTPINIFETQLLEMIARLKKLDIKPILMTLPPLHAKRYFDFITRNGLNKDNILEFLGGDVEMIYRWQERYSNTISRIASETGSHMIDVRDSFLAEFHYEKLLCADGIHPNEAGHIAMSQKFIQYASFHKA from the coding sequence ATGAAGAAAACCATTCAGTCAGTTGGTGTTTGGGGCGATAGTATTTTGAAAGGCGTTCTTTTCAATCCAGAAAAAAATCGCTATACATTGCTTAAAAACAACTGCATTAAACGAGCATCTGAAAAACTTGGCCTGACTTTTAAAAATCATTCCACAATGGGTCGTACAATCACCAAAGGCCACGAAATTCTAACAAAAGACTTAGCAAAAGATGCAACAAACGATATCGCCATTATCGAATTTGGCGGAAATGATTGTGATTTTAACTGGGCGGAAGTTTCCGAAAACCCAACAGCCGAGCACATTCCTAGCACCCCGATTAACATTTTTGAAACGCAATTACTTGAAATGATTGCACGACTAAAAAAACTGGATATTAAACCTATTTTAATGACATTGCCTCCCCTTCACGCGAAACGTTATTTTGATTTCATTACGAGAAATGGACTGAATAAAGATAACATTTTGGAGTTTTTAGGCGGTGATGTAGAGATGATCTATCGCTGGCAGGAACGATATAGCAATACGATTTCACGCATTGCATCCGAAACTGGAAGCCACATGATTGATGTTCGCGATAGTTTTCTCGCTGAATTTCATTATGAAAAATTGCTCTGTGCTGATGGTATTCATCCAAATGAGGCTGGTCATATTGCCATGTCTCAGAAATTCATTCAGTACGCAAGTTTCCATAAAGCATAA
- a CDS encoding MarR family winged helix-turn-helix transcriptional regulator, which produces MEVETLKPCTQRSELLYRVHLLSKEISHVFEQQTNMSFTKVEILFHIQQTPGQSQNRLREKLYIDSASITRHLKRMEEQGLIVRKKQDENKRYTYLFLTSAGEAELATLLLEKEKFQNEALDAFSEEEVSALLKSVTKMMNNVEKMEEKLK; this is translated from the coding sequence ATGGAGGTGGAAACGCTGAAACCTTGTACACAACGATCAGAATTGCTTTACCGAGTGCACTTATTATCCAAAGAAATAAGCCATGTATTTGAACAACAAACGAATATGAGCTTTACAAAAGTAGAGATTTTATTTCATATTCAACAAACGCCGGGTCAAAGTCAAAATCGGCTAAGAGAGAAGCTTTACATTGATTCGGCGAGTATTACCCGTCATTTGAAGCGAATGGAAGAGCAAGGGCTGATTGTTCGGAAAAAGCAAGATGAAAACAAACGCTATACGTATTTATTTTTAACATCAGCTGGTGAGGCAGAATTAGCTACTTTGCTTTTGGAAAAAGAAAAATTTCAGAACGAAGCGCTAGATGCTTTTTCAGAAGAAGAAGTTAGTGCGTTGCTTAAATCAGTCACAAAAATGATGAATAATGTAGAGAAAATGGAGGAGAAGTTAAAATGA